One Aquisediminimonas profunda genomic region harbors:
- a CDS encoding alpha/beta hydrolase encodes MDIIREPYGFVHADAGRLKETYGGPSGQVFVECMRIRPSDKDCRTVILFSHPIGGGSFLPLVTALAHAGYHIIYCNPRYRGNDTALIMEKCVLDLGACIADAKKRFGYDKIVLGGWSGGGSLSLFYQDQAEHPSITETPAGDPVDLKGAGLVPADAILLLAAHVSRSVTMTEWLDPSILDEGKPFERDRELNIYAPDCPNTPPYSDAFVKRFRAAQIARNRRITHWVKSQLADIRASSDPDAERCFVVQGTMCDVRWLDPSQDPSDRKPGTCYLGDPRIANDGPVGLGRFTTLRSWLSQWSYDESRADGLGNASRISCPTLVISNSADLACTPSHAQRLFDAVASSDKELRTIAGADHYYIERRELLPIAVTEISTWLGRHGF; translated from the coding sequence ATGGATATCATCCGCGAACCCTATGGCTTTGTCCACGCAGATGCGGGGCGCCTGAAGGAAACTTACGGGGGGCCCTCCGGGCAGGTGTTTGTCGAATGCATGCGTATCAGGCCATCCGACAAGGACTGTCGAACTGTTATCCTGTTCAGCCATCCCATTGGCGGGGGCAGTTTTCTTCCTCTCGTCACAGCACTTGCCCATGCCGGTTACCACATAATCTATTGCAACCCCCGTTACCGGGGAAATGACACCGCGCTGATCATGGAAAAATGCGTGCTCGATCTCGGCGCATGCATTGCAGACGCAAAGAAGCGCTTTGGTTATGACAAGATCGTGCTTGGGGGGTGGTCCGGTGGTGGTTCTCTCTCACTCTTCTACCAGGATCAGGCAGAGCATCCGTCAATCACCGAAACGCCGGCAGGAGATCCCGTCGACCTCAAGGGCGCCGGCCTCGTTCCTGCAGACGCGATCCTGCTTCTTGCGGCCCATGTCAGCCGGTCCGTGACAATGACCGAATGGCTCGATCCTTCGATCCTTGATGAAGGAAAGCCTTTCGAACGCGACCGGGAGTTGAACATCTATGCGCCGGACTGTCCGAATACGCCTCCCTATTCCGACGCATTTGTGAAGCGCTTCAGGGCAGCTCAAATTGCGCGTAATCGCCGCATTACACACTGGGTCAAGTCCCAGCTGGCTGATATCCGGGCGAGTTCTGACCCCGATGCAGAACGCTGCTTTGTCGTTCAGGGCACAATGTGCGATGTGCGTTGGCTCGATCCAAGCCAGGATCCTTCCGATCGCAAGCCTGGCACATGTTATCTGGGTGATCCGCGGATCGCCAACGACGGCCCCGTGGGATTGGGCCGGTTCACCACCTTGCGCTCATGGCTCTCGCAATGGAGCTATGATGAAAGCCGCGCAGACGGGCTTGGCAATGCGTCCCGGATTTCCTGCCCCACCTTGGTCATCAGCAACTCGGCCGACCTCGCCTGCACGCCGAGCCACGCACAGCGCCTGTTCGACGCTGTGGCCTCGTCCGACAAGGAGCTGCGCACTATCGCGGGCGCCGACCATTACTACATCGAGCGCCGCGAGCTTCTACCGATCGCCGTGACCGAAATCAGCACCTGGCTGGGCCGACATGGCTTCTGA
- a CDS encoding amidohydrolase family protein, with product MRHIKFICSIVFAGCAALPFAIGPAIAAPPAEEKLKWDVSAPPGLKVRQVSIDVTEGSWMNIDVSPDGKTIAFDLLGDIYTMSISGGIPKRIAEGLPYETQPRFSPDGKRIAFTSDRGGGDNIWIMNADGSDKRQVTKEDFRLLNQPSWSPDGRFIVAKKHFTTGRSLGTGEVWLYHVSGGNGVALVKKPNEQHQKELGEPIYAPDGKHIYFTRNVTPGPIFQYAQDSNTQLFDIERYDLDTGEIEPIITGAGGSVRPSPSPDGKMIAFVRRERTKSKLYIKNLATGEERKVYDALDQDVQETWAVTGVYPNMDWTPDSASIVFWAGGKIRKLDVAAGRLSDIPFHIADTRDVIDPPRPPIDVAPAQFQTKMPRGVAVSPDGRSVVFETLGKLWIKPMAGGAPKRLTKVADAMEAYPSWSRDGKSIVYVSWTDSDLGQIRVIGQNGGVARTVTRLGGLYSRPRFSPDGRTIVFEKGQGGFLSSARNSDQPGVYRVASSGGDPVRIAKDFSNPAFADVNDRVFMMESTDGKQRLVSTDLNGQAKRVHAEGELVNAFEVSPDGQYFAFRQNYEAFVMPMLPGTQDVSVSPSGGPLPVTRVSGDGADYIQWSNGGREIHWSLGPTVFSAGLSALFASAPAADGAKPAKFEPPKTGVSLSMTIDRDIPKGSIALVGARIVSMANAEGGMIDDGVILVEHDRIKAIGKRGEVNVPPGTPTLDVKGKTIMPGLVDAHAHGPYGIDELTPQQNWTDMVNLALGVTTRHDPSSRAATVFPALEMERAGLIVGPRTFSTGEIIYGAKQPEVYAQIDSLDDARAHVRRLKAQGAHSIKNYNQPRREQRQQVIAAALEENMRSVAEGGSLFGFDMTLIADGNTTVEHNIPLSTFYDDVLQFFSKSKTGYTPTLVVTYGGPAGDPYWRAHTDVWRNPLLQKHEPPSILNAANARRQIAPEEDYVDDDNAREAHKLAKLGVPVSIGAHGQEPGIAAHWELWSFVRGGMSPIEALAAGTINAARSLGYDRDVGSLEAGKLADLVILDADPSADIRNSDKISKVMIGGRLYDAATLNEEITGTRKRKPYFWEQSAGSEAMSAQPGADFGHGDR from the coding sequence ATGCGTCACATCAAGTTCATTTGTAGCATAGTTTTTGCGGGATGTGCTGCGCTGCCCTTTGCAATCGGACCTGCAATCGCCGCACCGCCTGCTGAAGAAAAATTGAAATGGGACGTTTCTGCGCCTCCGGGCTTGAAGGTGCGCCAGGTCAGCATCGATGTGACCGAAGGGTCATGGATGAACATTGATGTGAGCCCGGATGGCAAGACAATAGCCTTCGATCTCTTGGGCGACATTTACACAATGTCGATTTCCGGCGGCATACCGAAACGGATTGCGGAAGGGCTGCCTTATGAAACACAGCCGCGCTTTTCTCCTGACGGCAAACGCATTGCTTTCACATCGGATCGCGGCGGTGGCGACAATATCTGGATCATGAACGCTGACGGTTCCGATAAGCGGCAAGTGACGAAGGAGGATTTCCGCCTCCTCAACCAGCCAAGCTGGAGCCCGGATGGACGGTTCATTGTCGCGAAAAAGCATTTCACCACTGGCCGCTCTTTGGGAACCGGGGAGGTCTGGCTCTATCACGTTTCGGGCGGAAATGGCGTGGCGCTGGTCAAAAAACCAAACGAGCAGCACCAGAAGGAATTGGGAGAGCCGATCTATGCACCCGATGGGAAGCATATCTACTTCACGCGCAATGTAACGCCCGGGCCCATCTTCCAATATGCGCAGGACTCCAACACGCAGTTGTTCGATATTGAACGCTACGACCTCGATACCGGGGAAATCGAGCCGATTATTACTGGCGCAGGCGGTTCAGTCAGGCCATCGCCGTCGCCCGATGGCAAGATGATTGCATTTGTCCGCAGGGAGCGAACCAAGTCAAAACTCTATATCAAGAATCTGGCGACTGGCGAAGAGCGTAAAGTCTATGACGCGCTCGATCAGGACGTTCAGGAGACATGGGCCGTTACAGGTGTCTATCCCAATATGGATTGGACTCCGGATTCTGCCAGCATTGTCTTCTGGGCAGGGGGCAAGATCCGGAAGCTTGATGTTGCTGCCGGCAGATTGAGCGATATTCCCTTCCACATTGCTGACACGAGGGACGTGATTGATCCGCCACGGCCCCCTATTGATGTGGCTCCTGCGCAGTTTCAGACCAAGATGCCCCGAGGGGTAGCCGTGTCGCCCGATGGCCGCAGCGTCGTTTTTGAAACGCTTGGGAAACTGTGGATCAAGCCAATGGCCGGTGGCGCGCCGAAAAGGCTGACCAAGGTTGCGGACGCCATGGAAGCCTATCCCTCCTGGTCGCGGGATGGGAAGTCCATTGTCTATGTCTCCTGGACAGATTCTGATCTGGGGCAGATCCGGGTCATCGGACAAAATGGCGGCGTCGCGCGGACCGTAACGCGTTTGGGCGGGCTTTATTCGCGGCCCCGCTTCTCGCCCGACGGTCGCACGATCGTTTTTGAAAAAGGGCAGGGCGGCTTCCTCAGTTCAGCGCGCAATTCTGATCAACCTGGAGTCTATCGCGTGGCCTCGTCCGGAGGGGATCCGGTCCGTATCGCCAAGGACTTCAGCAACCCCGCATTCGCTGACGTCAATGACCGCGTTTTCATGATGGAAAGCACGGACGGGAAGCAGCGGCTTGTGAGCACGGACCTCAATGGCCAAGCCAAGAGGGTTCACGCCGAAGGCGAGTTGGTCAATGCGTTCGAAGTCTCGCCCGACGGGCAGTATTTCGCGTTCCGGCAGAATTATGAAGCATTTGTGATGCCCATGCTGCCCGGCACTCAGGATGTGAGTGTCTCTCCGTCTGGCGGACCACTCCCCGTAACCCGCGTGAGCGGGGATGGTGCCGACTATATCCAGTGGAGCAACGGCGGCAGGGAAATCCATTGGTCGTTGGGACCGACGGTCTTTTCAGCCGGTCTGTCTGCTCTCTTTGCCAGCGCACCGGCTGCCGACGGCGCAAAGCCTGCAAAGTTCGAACCGCCAAAAACAGGCGTATCCCTGTCGATGACGATCGACAGGGATATCCCGAAGGGCAGTATTGCCCTTGTCGGCGCGCGGATCGTGTCGATGGCCAATGCAGAGGGCGGCATGATCGATGATGGCGTGATCCTTGTCGAACACGACAGGATCAAGGCAATCGGGAAGCGCGGCGAGGTCAATGTGCCCCCCGGAACCCCCACTCTTGATGTCAAAGGCAAGACGATCATGCCGGGGCTGGTCGATGCGCATGCACATGGTCCCTACGGCATCGATGAGCTGACGCCACAGCAGAATTGGACGGACATGGTCAATCTCGCGCTCGGCGTGACGACCCGCCATGATCCTTCAAGCCGCGCAGCGACGGTCTTTCCAGCACTTGAAATGGAGCGGGCTGGACTGATCGTCGGACCGCGCACCTTTTCAACCGGGGAAATCATCTATGGGGCCAAGCAACCGGAGGTCTATGCCCAGATCGACAGCCTGGATGATGCCCGTGCCCATGTTCGGCGCCTGAAGGCCCAGGGAGCGCACAGCATCAAGAACTACAACCAGCCGCGCCGAGAGCAGCGTCAGCAAGTCATTGCTGCAGCGCTTGAGGAGAATATGCGATCTGTTGCCGAAGGCGGCTCTCTGTTCGGATTTGACATGACCCTCATCGCTGACGGCAATACGACGGTCGAGCACAATATCCCGCTTTCGACCTTCTACGATGATGTTCTGCAGTTCTTTTCAAAGTCGAAGACAGGTTACACACCAACTCTGGTCGTCACTTATGGCGGGCCGGCGGGTGATCCCTATTGGCGCGCCCATACCGATGTCTGGCGCAATCCGCTGCTGCAAAAACATGAACCGCCGAGCATTTTGAATGCCGCCAATGCAAGGCGCCAGATCGCGCCCGAAGAAGATTATGTGGACGACGACAATGCCCGTGAAGCGCACAAGTTGGCGAAACTCGGGGTGCCGGTCTCGATCGGCGCGCATGGGCAGGAACCCGGCATTGCGGCGCATTGGGAGCTTTGGTCTTTCGTGCGCGGCGGGATGTCACCCATCGAAGCGCTGGCCGCTGGCACAATCAATGCCGCCCGTTCGCTCGGCTATGACCGTGACGTCGGATCGCTGGAGGCCGGCAAGCTGGCTGACCTTGTCATTCTGGATGCTGACCCAAGTGCCGATATTCGCAACAGTGACAAGATTTCCAAGGTCATGATTGGCGGCAGGCTCTATGACGCGGCCACACTCAACGAGGAAATCACAGGCACTCGGAAGCGGAAGCCCTATTTCTGGGAGCAATCGGCAGGATCAGAAGCCATGTCGGCCCAGCCAGGTGCTGATTTCGGTCACGGCGATCGGTAG
- the xrtV gene encoding exosortase V, translated as MKTNWLLSIGLAAILVPTMLLVAQLSWGTEQGAHGPIVVATGLWLLARQWGRIETVIEPPPAYKVALLFIPLLGLYFLSSVTQIIEIQGFLMYGLLVTTLYSFVGARAIRRLAFPLFYLLFAFPPPDTVVAIITQPLKIGISKAAIELLYALGYPIAGAGVTIQIGQYQLLVAAACSGLNSLISLSAISLFYVYVRHELDWEYAALLILAIVPVAIFANLVRVLILILLTYHAGEAAAQGFLHNFAGMTMFVTALLSIFALDVVAEPLWRRYVKKETRDAA; from the coding sequence GTGAAGACCAATTGGCTGTTGTCGATTGGTCTGGCCGCGATCCTTGTTCCAACAATGCTCCTTGTGGCCCAGCTCAGCTGGGGAACCGAACAGGGTGCTCATGGCCCAATCGTTGTCGCAACCGGACTCTGGCTTTTGGCACGGCAGTGGGGGCGGATTGAAACGGTGATCGAGCCGCCGCCTGCCTATAAGGTTGCCCTGCTCTTTATACCGCTCCTGGGCCTCTACTTTCTCTCGAGCGTGACCCAAATCATCGAAATTCAGGGATTTCTGATGTATGGCCTGCTTGTCACGACGCTCTACAGCTTTGTTGGGGCGCGTGCGATCCGTCGCTTGGCCTTCCCGCTATTCTATCTTTTGTTTGCTTTCCCACCACCAGACACAGTTGTCGCCATTATCACCCAACCCTTGAAGATCGGTATTTCAAAGGCCGCTATCGAGCTGCTTTACGCGCTCGGCTATCCCATTGCAGGTGCAGGTGTGACAATCCAGATCGGGCAGTATCAGTTACTCGTCGCCGCTGCGTGCTCCGGCCTGAATTCGCTCATATCACTCTCGGCCATATCGCTGTTTTACGTTTATGTGAGACATGAGCTGGATTGGGAATACGCTGCCTTGCTGATCCTTGCGATCGTGCCGGTCGCGATTTTTGCAAATCTGGTTCGTGTCCTCATTTTGATATTGCTGACATATCATGCAGGAGAAGCGGCTGCGCAGGGCTTCCTTCATAATTTTGCTGGCATGACGATGTTTGTTACCGCACTTTTGTCAATATTTGCGCTTGATGTCGTGGCAGAGCCCCTTTGGCGGCGCTACGTAAAGAAAGAGACACGTGATGCCGCGTGA
- the epsI gene encoding exosortase-associated protein EpsI, V-type → MTSQLTRRHLLMGAALTATAVVAFAREPRETMRRLKPGELESMIPTQIGQWSFETRSGLVLPPDDPLVKSLYSDVLTRVYVSDDRPPVMLLIAYSNTQNGMLQLHRPEVCYPAGGYSLTETKTKSLNLGPGIQIPARFFSAESPSRTEQVMYWTRIGSESPTSWIEQRTAVIRANLNEIIPDGILVRVSTVLPDYGSAEPVLREFASAMIQELQPNGRKLLITG, encoded by the coding sequence ATGACTTCGCAACTTACGCGTAGACATTTGCTGATGGGAGCGGCGCTGACGGCAACGGCCGTGGTCGCTTTTGCGCGTGAACCCCGCGAAACAATGCGTCGCTTGAAGCCAGGCGAATTGGAAAGCATGATCCCTACGCAGATTGGCCAATGGAGCTTCGAGACCAGAAGCGGATTGGTGCTTCCGCCCGACGACCCGTTGGTCAAGAGCCTGTATAGCGATGTACTGACAAGAGTTTATGTGTCAGATGACCGCCCGCCGGTGATGCTGCTTATTGCCTACAGCAATACGCAAAATGGAATGCTCCAGCTTCACCGGCCAGAGGTCTGTTATCCGGCAGGCGGCTATTCCCTGACCGAAACCAAGACCAAATCACTCAACCTTGGCCCTGGAATCCAAATTCCGGCGCGCTTCTTCAGCGCGGAAAGTCCATCCCGCACCGAACAAGTCATGTACTGGACACGGATCGGATCTGAATCACCAACCAGCTGGATCGAGCAGCGGACTGCAGTCATACGGGCCAACCTCAATGAAATCATTCCTGATGGCATATTGGTCAGGGTTTCGACCGTGCTTCCGGATTATGGCAGTGCAGAGCCCGTGCTTCGCGAGTTTGCTTCGGCAATGATCCAGGAATTGCAACCAAATGGTCGCAAACTGTTGATCACAGGCTGA
- a CDS encoding XrtV sorting system accessory protein, which translates to METIFDWVSVAIFAGLIVLFLQRSSEAEPRDHLWQYLAASVGCAVGNYLGNEGYEVWAGLTLTFVLVFVWIVLRPYEGWKKD; encoded by the coding sequence TTGGAAACCATCTTTGACTGGGTTTCGGTTGCCATATTTGCCGGGCTGATCGTGCTTTTCCTCCAGCGTTCGTCCGAAGCCGAACCAAGGGACCATCTCTGGCAGTATCTTGCCGCTTCTGTGGGGTGTGCCGTTGGCAATTACCTTGGGAACGAAGGGTATGAGGTCTGGGCGGGCCTCACATTAACATTCGTGCTTGTCTTTGTCTGGATTGTCCTGCGTCCATACGAAGGCTGGAAAAAGGACTGA
- a CDS encoding SurA N-terminal domain-containing protein, protein MKSSLRTATYIGLVAALLATTGCGKKATGQVVAVVNGEEITLDELNSELNGVNLPPNADKKLAMRQLLQQVIDRRLLAQSAKEQGLDKDPAFITQQRRMTEDLLVRMYAKKSADTIPVPTAAEIDKYIASHPMAFASRTRYKLDQIRFELPADPGPLLKALEADHSMDAIMARLTSMGIKYQRGSSALDSGTVAPAALKQVTSLPPGEPFITPTGRVVAVSVITGTEPITVPAEQARPLAVQAIRNEALNNIGEKRLKEARASGKIEYQPGYEAPEGKAAAAK, encoded by the coding sequence GTGAAATCGAGTTTGAGAACTGCAACATATATTGGACTTGTCGCTGCCCTGCTGGCGACAACAGGCTGCGGAAAGAAGGCGACTGGTCAGGTTGTCGCGGTCGTCAATGGCGAAGAAATTACGCTGGACGAGCTTAATTCCGAACTGAACGGTGTGAACTTGCCACCAAACGCAGACAAGAAGCTGGCCATGCGCCAGTTGCTGCAACAAGTGATTGACCGCCGATTGCTGGCCCAATCTGCAAAAGAACAGGGGTTGGACAAAGATCCGGCGTTCATCACCCAGCAGCGCCGCATGACTGAAGACCTGCTGGTGAGGATGTATGCAAAGAAGTCGGCAGATACGATTCCCGTTCCGACAGCTGCCGAAATTGACAAATATATCGCCAGCCACCCGATGGCCTTCGCCTCGCGCACACGGTACAAGCTGGACCAGATCCGGTTTGAACTTCCTGCGGATCCCGGGCCATTGCTCAAGGCGCTTGAAGCGGATCATTCCATGGATGCGATCATGGCCCGGCTCACGTCCATGGGGATCAAGTACCAGCGCGGGAGCAGCGCACTTGACTCCGGCACTGTAGCACCGGCGGCGCTTAAGCAGGTCACGTCTTTGCCCCCAGGCGAACCGTTCATTACGCCGACTGGTCGCGTTGTGGCCGTCAGCGTCATTACTGGCACAGAGCCGATTACAGTCCCTGCCGAACAGGCGCGTCCCCTCGCAGTTCAGGCCATTCGCAATGAAGCTTTGAACAATATCGGGGAAAAGCGCCTGAAAGAAGCGCGAGCCAGCGGAAAAATCGAATATCAGCCAGGCTATGAAGCGCCTGAGGGCAAGGCTGCTGCCGCGAAATAA
- a CDS encoding O-antigen ligase family protein, with translation MWPGYVKGLELSLLDFVALAVFLRYQNVRVPSPILKILPIYIGVVLTTMIYSAVPMAAFFYAWQLARVLLIFAAVSKICQDPRGASALIRGMVLGICFQAGFSIDQKLSGVTQASGTFGHQNLLGMISHFVVFPALAMLMVDGKQRAPLYGVIAGAIVVIFGASRATLGLAAFGFVTLLVLSIARKPTPRKSMIVGLGLVGLAVAAPLALSSLQERFAVAPISTDYDERAAFERAARMMIADHPMGVGSNQYVVVANTQGYSDRAGVVWNYGSRGANVHNAYLLVWAETGFMGLAVFVLLLLTPIRIAFRTAWQNRRDPRGDLLLGLGVCLVVVVTHCFYEWIFVVYPVQVMFAMDAGMIAGLARQISVEKGLLAKSARQNELQPAVANGVEVA, from the coding sequence ATGTGGCCGGGCTATGTGAAGGGCCTTGAGCTTTCACTCCTCGATTTTGTCGCCTTGGCTGTTTTTCTTCGCTATCAAAACGTCCGTGTTCCGTCGCCCATACTGAAAATACTCCCCATTTACATCGGCGTTGTTTTGACAACGATGATCTATTCGGCGGTCCCGATGGCTGCGTTTTTCTATGCATGGCAATTGGCACGTGTCCTGCTGATTTTTGCGGCTGTTTCAAAAATCTGTCAGGATCCGCGAGGCGCTTCGGCTCTCATTCGGGGCATGGTTCTGGGGATCTGCTTTCAGGCGGGCTTTTCAATCGACCAAAAGCTGTCGGGAGTCACGCAAGCAAGCGGCACATTTGGTCACCAGAATCTTTTGGGCATGATCTCCCATTTTGTTGTATTTCCAGCTCTCGCAATGCTTATGGTTGACGGTAAACAGCGTGCGCCGCTTTACGGCGTCATCGCAGGAGCCATCGTCGTTATTTTTGGCGCGTCACGTGCTACCTTGGGTCTTGCAGCGTTTGGATTCGTGACTCTGCTTGTTCTTTCGATTGCGCGCAAACCAACGCCTCGAAAATCGATGATCGTCGGGCTTGGTCTGGTTGGCTTGGCCGTCGCGGCACCATTGGCGTTGTCTTCACTGCAAGAGCGGTTTGCGGTTGCTCCAATCTCAACCGACTACGATGAAAGGGCAGCTTTCGAGCGTGCAGCCAGAATGATGATAGCCGACCATCCGATGGGCGTTGGATCGAACCAATATGTCGTGGTTGCCAACACGCAAGGCTATTCCGATCGGGCCGGTGTGGTTTGGAATTATGGGAGTAGGGGGGCCAATGTCCACAATGCCTATCTGCTCGTATGGGCTGAAACCGGTTTTATGGGCTTGGCCGTCTTTGTCCTGCTTTTGCTGACGCCAATCAGAATAGCATTTCGAACCGCATGGCAAAACAGAAGGGACCCGCGCGGCGATCTGCTTCTTGGCCTTGGTGTCTGTCTGGTCGTCGTGGTCACCCATTGCTTTTACGAATGGATTTTTGTGGTGTACCCGGTGCAAGTGATGTTTGCCATGGATGCTGGAATGATAGCGGGCTTGGCACGCCAGATTTCGGTTGAGAAAGGCCTGCTTGCAAAGTCTGCAAGGCAGAATGAGCTGCAGCCTGCTGTTGCGAACGGAGTCGAAGTGGCTTGA
- a CDS encoding glycosyltransferase family 4 protein produces the protein MTHYPRVALTFISGEIDAMERMGQPISPVALNLPETADLASEEAHQRQAATFYLKGSRSRLAVTVAIMAALHPLAMIATLLIAIRSARLDLNLILRRIAHFCYASLTAKYCRANNIRHLHAHFGQTPATIAWLACEILNRTSDKETSWSFTIHGFQDFVDDAVARLDLKAASAAFIICISDYTKSQLCRVTDPQFWNRYRVIRCGIDLTAFPMRTEMPDRAVPRIVSVARLSPEKGHLILLNALKSLADEGTHAELQIIGAGPFEPAIRREGERLGLEDRIIYSGELLPADVARELGDADVFCLPSFSEGLPVSVMEAMAIGVPVVSTWISGIPELAINETNALIVPASNTEALAGALKRVITNGQLRETLARNARTAVERMHDITTNSEMLFREFQSVLNTNEAMGVRDNASSVR, from the coding sequence ATGACGCACTATCCTAGAGTGGCGCTGACATTCATTTCAGGCGAAATTGATGCGATGGAACGCATGGGGCAACCCATAAGTCCCGTTGCGTTGAACCTGCCAGAAACTGCCGACTTGGCGTCGGAAGAAGCGCATCAGCGCCAGGCTGCGACATTTTACCTCAAAGGATCAAGATCGCGTTTGGCTGTCACAGTGGCGATTATGGCCGCCCTGCATCCGCTCGCAATGATTGCCACGCTGCTGATTGCGATCCGATCTGCGCGACTGGATCTGAACCTGATCCTTCGACGTATTGCGCACTTCTGCTATGCTTCGCTGACGGCAAAGTATTGCCGTGCCAATAACATCCGCCATTTGCACGCACATTTCGGGCAGACGCCGGCGACAATAGCGTGGCTGGCCTGTGAAATTCTGAACCGCACTTCTGACAAAGAGACAAGTTGGAGCTTCACAATTCACGGATTCCAGGACTTCGTGGATGATGCTGTAGCCCGGCTCGACCTCAAGGCAGCCTCTGCAGCTTTCATCATCTGCATCAGCGACTACACCAAATCCCAACTTTGCCGAGTGACGGATCCTCAATTCTGGAATCGCTATCGCGTGATTCGGTGCGGGATCGACCTGACGGCCTTCCCGATGCGCACCGAGATGCCTGATCGCGCTGTTCCCCGCATTGTCTCCGTTGCCCGACTATCCCCCGAAAAAGGTCATCTGATCCTCTTGAACGCCCTGAAATCTTTGGCCGATGAGGGCACACATGCAGAACTTCAGATCATCGGGGCAGGCCCCTTCGAACCAGCAATTCGGCGCGAGGGCGAACGGCTGGGGCTGGAAGACAGAATAATATATTCAGGCGAGCTTCTCCCGGCTGACGTGGCGCGAGAGCTTGGAGATGCCGATGTCTTCTGTTTGCCTTCATTTTCCGAAGGGCTTCCGGTCTCGGTGATGGAAGCCATGGCGATTGGTGTACCTGTGGTCAGCACATGGATCAGCGGCATTCCGGAGCTCGCAATCAACGAAACAAACGCCTTGATCGTTCCCGCCAGTAATACCGAAGCTCTCGCCGGCGCGCTCAAGAGGGTGATCACTAATGGCCAACTTCGCGAAACTCTGGCACGGAATGCGAGAACCGCTGTCGAGCGCATGCATGACATCACCACCAATTCGGAAATGCTTTTTCGGGAATTTCAGTCAGTTCTTAACACGAACGAGGCCATGGGCGTGCGCGACAATGCCAGTTCAGTTCGATAG
- a CDS encoding Gfo/Idh/MocA family protein, with translation MGGPEKSFKVAVIGCGGIANEHLPFLASSSRVHLVGVCDTAKATARFAQARFGAEGCYFDANEMLQSARPDVVHVLTPPQSHGALVSMCLKAGTHVICEKPMSATGSETAELLALAESCGKWLVESRNLLFNDNVRQIDSLLQAGTLGAVREIDLLLSLDLNAGPFGDLNLEGPGVQLPGGAVHDFLPHLAYMFLHYAGEQTSGGTVSGTLDNLSGNSRVGFDHLDALVAYGTCRGRLRIASDLKPDMFRLIVRGTKAIVESDFYNPYLRLQRASDSGKWAPFEQVRSGYRLAKSGMANLRDKVLQHGTYHGMPRMLDAIYAALANDEKPPISSSDIAATARLVDQLVALGTAQ, from the coding sequence GTGGGTGGTCCTGAGAAATCCTTCAAAGTTGCGGTTATCGGCTGTGGTGGCATCGCAAACGAGCATTTGCCATTTTTGGCCAGCTCGTCGCGCGTGCATCTTGTGGGCGTTTGCGACACGGCCAAGGCAACAGCAAGATTTGCGCAAGCGCGCTTCGGAGCGGAAGGCTGCTATTTCGACGCCAACGAGATGTTGCAATCTGCCCGGCCGGATGTGGTTCATGTCCTGACGCCACCGCAGAGCCACGGCGCACTTGTATCCATGTGCCTGAAGGCCGGAACACATGTGATTTGCGAAAAGCCGATGTCCGCGACCGGTTCGGAAACGGCAGAGCTGCTCGCGCTGGCGGAATCGTGCGGTAAATGGCTCGTCGAGAGCCGCAACCTGCTGTTCAATGACAATGTTCGGCAAATAGACTCGCTGTTGCAAGCGGGCACTTTGGGCGCCGTTCGCGAGATCGATCTGCTGCTCTCGCTTGACCTGAATGCAGGGCCGTTTGGGGATCTTAACCTCGAGGGTCCTGGTGTGCAGTTGCCGGGCGGCGCTGTGCACGACTTTCTGCCTCACCTCGCCTATATGTTCCTGCATTACGCAGGGGAGCAGACATCGGGAGGGACTGTTTCAGGCACTCTTGATAACCTGAGCGGCAACAGCCGCGTTGGTTTTGATCACCTCGACGCGCTTGTCGCATATGGGACGTGCCGCGGCCGGCTGCGGATTGCCTCAGACCTGAAGCCGGACATGTTCCGGCTGATCGTGAGAGGCACCAAGGCAATAGTGGAATCGGATTTCTACAACCCCTATCTGCGGCTCCAGCGCGCCAGTGATTCCGGCAAGTGGGCACCCTTTGAGCAGGTGCGCTCAGGATATCGGTTGGCCAAGTCAGGCATGGCCAATCTTCGGGACAAGGTCCTTCAGCATGGGACTTACCATGGCATGCCAAGAATGCTTGATGCGATCTATGCGGCGCTTGCCAACGACGAGAAACCACCCATTTCGTCATCCGACATTGCTGCGACAGCTCGTCTTGTCGACCAACTGGTTGCCTTGGGGACTGCGCAATGA